Proteins co-encoded in one Rattus rattus isolate New Zealand chromosome 5, Rrattus_CSIRO_v1, whole genome shotgun sequence genomic window:
- the Tpx2 gene encoding targeting protein for Xklp2 isoform X1 produces MAQVPTAYSFDAPTDFINFSSLDAEEDTENIDSWFDEKANLENKFLRQSGIGEPFQGKTSLRKAKLQQGCVTPLKAVDNTYYKETEKENLQKQSIPSNDCPSLNAKRAVTGTTPIQPQRRSVRLSAQKDLEQKEKNHVASVEMKAERCTAHTTDYPPNKKMKVSHKKKPEEEEEGSAPATSRKDETLERAKGKHTVPAVPPAREKTVKSTEEQELEKSLRMQQEVVEMRKKNEEFKKLALAGPGQPVKKSTSQVTKTVDFHFLTDERIKQHPKSQEEYKEVNFMSELRKHSSTPARGTRGCTIIKPFNLSKGKKRTFDEAASTYVPIAQQVEAFHKRTPNRYHLRNKKDESLLPSKPVNKIVRDPQTPILQTKYRARAVTCKSAAEKEAEELEKLQQYKFKARELDPRIFESGPILPKRPPVKPPTQPVGFDLEIEKRIHERESKKKPEDEQFEFHSRPCPTKILEDVVGVPEKKVIPATVPKSPVFALKNRIRVPVKEDEEEEKPVVIKAQPVPHYGVPYKPPIPETRNVEVCPFSFDTRDKERQLQKEKKIKEMQKGEVPKFKALPVPHFDTINLPEKKVKNATQAEPFSLETDKRGAYKAEIWKHQLEEEQKQQKEAACFRARPNTVIFQEPFVPKKEKKSAAENPSGSLVQEPFQLATEKRAKERQELEKKMAEMEAWKLQQLAEVRQQEEEQQKEELARLRKELVHKANPIRKYSAVEVKSSELPLTVPVSPKFSTRFQ; encoded by the exons ATGGCCCAAGTCCCAACTGCTTACTCGTTTGATGCCCCCACCGACTTTATCAACTTTTCATCTTTGGATGCTGAAGAGGACACTGAAAATATAGACTCATGGTTTG ACGAGAAGGCCAACTTGGAGAACAAGTTTCTTCGGCAGAGTGGAATAGGAGAACCTTTTCAGGGGAAGACGTCCTTGAGAAAAGCCAAACTTCAACAGGGCTGTGTCACACCGTTGAAGGCAG TTGATAACACTTActacaaagagacagaaaaggaaaatcttcAGAAGCAATCTATCCCATCAAATGATTGTCCTTCCCTGAATGCTAAGAGAGCTGTGACAGGAACTACTCCCATCCAGCCTCAGAG AAGATCTGTTAGACTCTCCGCTCAGAAGGATttggagcagaaagagaaaaaccatgtTGCCTCTGTTGAAATGAAAGCCGAGAGATGCACTGCTCACACGACTGATTATCCCCCcaacaagaaaatgaaagt TTCTCATAAAAAGAAaccggaggaagaggaggagggcagtgcTCCAGCTACTTCAAGAAAGGATGAAACTCTGGAGAGGGCCAAGGGCAAACACACTGTGCCTGCTGTGCCGCCTGCCAG GGAGAAGACTGTAAAGAGTACTGAAGAGCAGGAGTTAGAGAAGAGTCTGAGAATGCAGCAGGAAGTGGTGGAGATGCGGAAGAAGAATGAAGAGTTTAAGAAGCTGGCTCTCGCAGGGCCAG GGCAACCTGTGAAGAAATCCACCAGCCAGGTTACCAAGACAGTTGACTTTCACTTCCTCACAGATGAGAGAATCAAACAACATCCCAAGAGCCAGGAAGAGTATAAGGAAGTGAACTTCATGTCCGAACTTCGAAAGCATTCTTCCACTCCT GCCCGAGGGACCAGAGGATGTACCATCATTAAGCCTTTCAatctgtccaaaggaaagaaaagaacatttgacGAAGCAGCGTCTACATATGTGCCCATTGCACAGCAGGTTGAAGCCTTCCACAAACGAACCCCTAATCGATACCATCTGAGGAACAAGAAGGACGAGA GCTTGTTACCCTCCAAACCTGTGAACAAGATTGTACGAGACCCCCAGACCCCTATACTGCAGACCAAATACCGTGCAAGGGCTGTGACCTGCAAAAGTGCGGCAGAGAAGGAGGCCGAGGAGCTTGAGAAACTGCAACA ATACAAATTCAAAGCACGGGAACTTGATCCCAGAATTTTTGAAAGTGGCCCCATCTTGCCCAAGAGACCACCTGTTAAGCCTCCTACCCAGCCTGTTGGTTTTGATTTGGAAATTGAGAAACGAATTCATGAGCGagagtcaaagaaaaaacccGAAGATGAACAATTTGAATTTCATTCCAGACCTTGCCCTACTAAGATCTTGGAAGATGTTGTG ggtgttcCTGAAAAGAAGGTTATTCCAGCCACTGTCCCTAAGTCACCAGTTTTTGCACTGAAGAACAGGATCCGAGTGCCTGTCAAAGAAGATGAG GAAGAGGAGAAACCAGTAGTGATAAAAGCTCAACCTGTGCCACATTATGGGGTGCCTTATAAACCCCCCATCCCAGAGACAAGAAATGTGGAGGTGTGCCCGTTCTCCTTTGATACCCGGGACAAAGAACGCCAGttgcagaaggagaaaaaaataaaagaaatgcagaaaggaGAG GTGCCCAAGTTCAAGGCACTTCCTGTGCCCCATTTTGACACCATTAACCTGCCAGAGAAAAAGGTAAAGAATGCGACTCAGGCCGAGCCTTTCTCCTTGGAGACAGACAAGAGAGGTGCCTACAAGGCCGAGATATGGAAGCACCAG CTGGAAGaagagcagaagcagcagaaggaagCCGCTTGCTTCAGGGCTCGTCCAAACACTGTCATCTTCCAAGAGCCCTTTGTtcccaagaaagagaaaaaatcagctgctg AGAACCCTTCTGGTTCTCTAGTTCAGGAACCTTTTCAGCTGGCCACCGAGAAGAGAGCCAAAGAGcggcaggagctggagaagaaaATGGCTGAGATGGAGGCCTGGAAACTACAGCAGTTGGCAGaagtcaggcagcaggaagaggagcagcagaAGGAGGAGCTAGCCAGGCTCCGGAAGGAACTG
- the Tpx2 gene encoding targeting protein for Xklp2 isoform X2, whose amino-acid sequence MAQVPTAYSFDAPTDFINFSSLDAEEDTENIDSWFDEKANLENKFLRQSGIGEPFQGKTSLRKAKLQQGCVTPLKAVDNTYYKETEKENLQKQSIPSNDCPSLNAKRAVTGTTPIQPQRRSVRLSAQKDLEQKEKNHVASVEMKAERCTAHTTDYPPNKKMKVSHKKKPEEEEEGSAPATSRKDETLERAKGKHTVPAVPPAREKTVKSTEEQELEKSLRMQQEVVEMRKKNEEFKKLALAGPGQPVKKSTSQVTKTVDFHFLTDERIKQHPKSQEEYKEVNFMSELRKHSSTPARGTRGCTIIKPFNLSKGKKRTFDEAASTYVPIAQQVEAFHKRTPNRYHLRNKKDESLLPSKPVNKIVRDPQTPILQTKYRARAVTCKSAAEKEAEELEKLQQYKFKARELDPRIFESGPILPKRPPVKPPTQPVGFDLEIEKRIHERESKKKPEDEQFEFHSRPCPTKILEDVVGVPEKKVIPATVPKSPVFALKNRIRVPVKEDEEEEKPVVIKAQPVPHYGVPYKPPIPETRNVEVCPFSFDTRDKERQLQKEKKIKEMQKGEVPKFKALPVPHFDTINLPEKKVKNATQAEPFSLETDKRGAYKAEIWKHQLEEEQKQQKEAACFRARPNTVIFQEPFVPKKEKKSAAVQEPFQLATEKRAKERQELEKKMAEMEAWKLQQLAEVRQQEEEQQKEELARLRKELVHKANPIRKYSAVEVKSSELPLTVPVSPKFSTRFQ is encoded by the exons ATGGCCCAAGTCCCAACTGCTTACTCGTTTGATGCCCCCACCGACTTTATCAACTTTTCATCTTTGGATGCTGAAGAGGACACTGAAAATATAGACTCATGGTTTG ACGAGAAGGCCAACTTGGAGAACAAGTTTCTTCGGCAGAGTGGAATAGGAGAACCTTTTCAGGGGAAGACGTCCTTGAGAAAAGCCAAACTTCAACAGGGCTGTGTCACACCGTTGAAGGCAG TTGATAACACTTActacaaagagacagaaaaggaaaatcttcAGAAGCAATCTATCCCATCAAATGATTGTCCTTCCCTGAATGCTAAGAGAGCTGTGACAGGAACTACTCCCATCCAGCCTCAGAG AAGATCTGTTAGACTCTCCGCTCAGAAGGATttggagcagaaagagaaaaaccatgtTGCCTCTGTTGAAATGAAAGCCGAGAGATGCACTGCTCACACGACTGATTATCCCCCcaacaagaaaatgaaagt TTCTCATAAAAAGAAaccggaggaagaggaggagggcagtgcTCCAGCTACTTCAAGAAAGGATGAAACTCTGGAGAGGGCCAAGGGCAAACACACTGTGCCTGCTGTGCCGCCTGCCAG GGAGAAGACTGTAAAGAGTACTGAAGAGCAGGAGTTAGAGAAGAGTCTGAGAATGCAGCAGGAAGTGGTGGAGATGCGGAAGAAGAATGAAGAGTTTAAGAAGCTGGCTCTCGCAGGGCCAG GGCAACCTGTGAAGAAATCCACCAGCCAGGTTACCAAGACAGTTGACTTTCACTTCCTCACAGATGAGAGAATCAAACAACATCCCAAGAGCCAGGAAGAGTATAAGGAAGTGAACTTCATGTCCGAACTTCGAAAGCATTCTTCCACTCCT GCCCGAGGGACCAGAGGATGTACCATCATTAAGCCTTTCAatctgtccaaaggaaagaaaagaacatttgacGAAGCAGCGTCTACATATGTGCCCATTGCACAGCAGGTTGAAGCCTTCCACAAACGAACCCCTAATCGATACCATCTGAGGAACAAGAAGGACGAGA GCTTGTTACCCTCCAAACCTGTGAACAAGATTGTACGAGACCCCCAGACCCCTATACTGCAGACCAAATACCGTGCAAGGGCTGTGACCTGCAAAAGTGCGGCAGAGAAGGAGGCCGAGGAGCTTGAGAAACTGCAACA ATACAAATTCAAAGCACGGGAACTTGATCCCAGAATTTTTGAAAGTGGCCCCATCTTGCCCAAGAGACCACCTGTTAAGCCTCCTACCCAGCCTGTTGGTTTTGATTTGGAAATTGAGAAACGAATTCATGAGCGagagtcaaagaaaaaacccGAAGATGAACAATTTGAATTTCATTCCAGACCTTGCCCTACTAAGATCTTGGAAGATGTTGTG ggtgttcCTGAAAAGAAGGTTATTCCAGCCACTGTCCCTAAGTCACCAGTTTTTGCACTGAAGAACAGGATCCGAGTGCCTGTCAAAGAAGATGAG GAAGAGGAGAAACCAGTAGTGATAAAAGCTCAACCTGTGCCACATTATGGGGTGCCTTATAAACCCCCCATCCCAGAGACAAGAAATGTGGAGGTGTGCCCGTTCTCCTTTGATACCCGGGACAAAGAACGCCAGttgcagaaggagaaaaaaataaaagaaatgcagaaaggaGAG GTGCCCAAGTTCAAGGCACTTCCTGTGCCCCATTTTGACACCATTAACCTGCCAGAGAAAAAGGTAAAGAATGCGACTCAGGCCGAGCCTTTCTCCTTGGAGACAGACAAGAGAGGTGCCTACAAGGCCGAGATATGGAAGCACCAG CTGGAAGaagagcagaagcagcagaaggaagCCGCTTGCTTCAGGGCTCGTCCAAACACTGTCATCTTCCAAGAGCCCTTTGTtcccaagaaagagaaaaaatcagctgctg TTCAGGAACCTTTTCAGCTGGCCACCGAGAAGAGAGCCAAAGAGcggcaggagctggagaagaaaATGGCTGAGATGGAGGCCTGGAAACTACAGCAGTTGGCAGaagtcaggcagcaggaagaggagcagcagaAGGAGGAGCTAGCCAGGCTCCGGAAGGAACTG